From Flavobacterium alkalisoli, the proteins below share one genomic window:
- the metK gene encoding methionine adenosyltransferase, with protein MAYLFTSESVSEGHPDKIADQISDALIDNFLAFDPESKVACETLVTTGQVILAGEVKSKTYLDVQQIARDVIKKIGYTKSEYMFEANSCGVLSAIHEQSQDINQGVDRTTKEEQGAGDQGMMFGYATNETEDYMPLALNLSHKLLQELAELRRENKDITYLRPDAKSQVTLEYDDDNKPVKIKAIVISTQHDDFDTEDVMLAKIKKDILDILIPRILAKNPQYAHLFNNDIEYHINPTGKFVIGGPHGDAGLTGRKIIVDTYGGKGAHGGGAFSGKDPSKVDRSAAYATRHIAKNLVAAGVADEILVQVSYAIGVAKPMGIYINTYGTQKVNLTDGEIAKKVEAIFDMRPYFIEQRLKLRNPIYSETAAYGHMGRKPETVTKVFTSPYGEEKTVEVELFTWEKLDYVEKVKEAFGL; from the coding sequence ATGGCATATTTATTTACGTCAGAATCAGTGAGCGAAGGGCATCCTGATAAAATTGCTGACCAGATTTCGGATGCGCTGATTGATAACTTCCTTGCTTTTGACCCCGAGTCTAAAGTTGCCTGCGAAACACTTGTTACGACAGGACAGGTTATTCTTGCCGGAGAGGTTAAGTCTAAAACTTACCTTGATGTACAGCAGATAGCACGCGACGTTATCAAAAAAATAGGATATACTAAAAGCGAATATATGTTTGAGGCCAACTCATGTGGTGTGCTTTCTGCCATCCACGAGCAGTCTCAGGACATTAACCAGGGAGTTGACAGAACGACTAAAGAAGAACAGGGAGCCGGAGACCAGGGTATGATGTTTGGTTATGCTACAAACGAAACCGAAGACTATATGCCTCTTGCCTTAAACCTGTCTCACAAACTGTTACAGGAACTGGCAGAGCTTCGCCGTGAAAATAAAGACATTACTTACCTGCGCCCTGATGCAAAATCTCAGGTAACACTTGAGTATGATGATGATAACAAGCCTGTAAAAATTAAAGCTATCGTAATATCTACACAGCATGACGACTTTGATACCGAAGATGTTATGCTTGCTAAAATCAAAAAAGACATACTTGACATCCTTATACCAAGAATACTGGCAAAGAACCCTCAGTATGCTCATCTATTTAACAACGATATCGAGTACCACATAAACCCTACAGGTAAGTTTGTAATAGGCGGACCTCACGGTGATGCCGGACTTACGGGAAGAAAAATTATTGTAGATACTTATGGTGGTAAAGGTGCTCATGGTGGTGGTGCTTTCTCTGGTAAAGACCCGAGTAAAGTAGACCGAAGTGCGGCCTATGCAACCCGTCATATTGCTAAAAACCTTGTTGCTGCAGGTGTTGCAGACGAAATACTTGTTCAGGTATCTTATGCTATTGGTGTAGCTAAGCCTATGGGTATATACATCAATACTTACGGTACTCAAAAAGTAAACCTTACTGATGGCGAAATCGCTAAAAAGGTAGAGGCTATATTTGATATGCGCCCTTACTTTATTGAGCAGCGCCTTAAGCTTAGAAACCCTATCTATAGTGAAACGGCAGCTTACGGACACATGGGCCGCAAGCCGGAAACCGTAACAAAGGTTTTCACATCGCCTTACGGAGAGGAAAAAACAGTTGAAGTAGAACTGTTTACATGGGAGAAATTAGACTATGTTGAAAAAGTAAAAGAAGCTTTCGGGTTGTAA
- a CDS encoding sodium-translocating pyrophosphatase — protein sequence MESIMIYVPIIMAVVGLLFMAAKRSWVLKQDAGDGKMKEISDYIYEGALAFLKAEYRLLAFFVIAASIALAVISYIVPTTDILIVVAFIFGAFFSALAGNMGMKIATKSNVRTTQAARSSLPQALKVSFGGGTVMGLGVAGLAVLGLTGFFIFFFHYFMNGVWAPADIDGVSRTPQELMTIVLETLAGFSLGAESIALFARVGGGIYTKAADVGADLVGKVEAGIPEDDPRNPATIADNVGDNVGDVAGMGADLFGSYVATVLAAMVLGNYVLRDILMDNPAFTDAFGGIGPILLPMAIAGFGILFSIIGTLLVRIKDNNAKEAEVQGALNVGNWVSIALVAVSCYFLVTYLLPETMKMNFYGEEAQTISSMRVFYATLVGLFVGGVISSVTEYYTGLGKKPILAIVQKSSTGAGTNIIAGLATGMVSTFPTVLLFAGAIWGSYALAGFYGVALAASAMMATTAMQLAIDAFGPISDNAGGIAEMSELPKEVRTRTDILDSVGNTTAATGKGFAIASAALTSLALFAAYVTFTGIDGINIFKAPVLAMLFVGGMIPVVFSALAMNSVGKAAMDMVYEVRRQFKEIPGIMEGTGKPEYGKCVEISTKAALREMMLPGLLTIGFPIAIVLIGMLIYPDNHQLVAEMLGGYMAGVTVSGVLWAVFQNNAGGAWDNAKKSFEAGVMINGEMTYKGSDAHKAAVTGDTVGDPFKDTSGPSMNILIKLSCLIGLVIAPILGGHAEGGNMNVQSATVIEQPITNAIENRKEISIEKEVGEDGKVTAKVVISTYTTNEDVKMEEKVFEGTEEEVRAQIEALKENKN from the coding sequence ATGGAATCAATTATGATTTACGTGCCTATTATTATGGCCGTTGTAGGGCTTCTTTTTATGGCAGCCAAAAGATCATGGGTGCTTAAGCAGGATGCCGGAGATGGTAAGATGAAAGAAATCTCCGATTACATCTACGAAGGCGCCTTAGCTTTCTTAAAGGCAGAATACAGATTACTTGCATTTTTCGTTATAGCCGCCAGTATAGCCCTGGCGGTTATTTCATATATAGTCCCCACCACAGATATACTTATCGTGGTGGCTTTTATTTTTGGAGCTTTCTTTTCTGCGCTTGCAGGAAATATGGGAATGAAAATCGCAACCAAGTCAAATGTAAGAACAACGCAGGCTGCAAGGTCAAGCTTACCACAGGCACTTAAAGTGTCTTTTGGTGGCGGTACTGTAATGGGGCTTGGTGTTGCCGGACTGGCAGTACTTGGATTAACAGGCTTCTTTATTTTCTTTTTCCATTATTTTATGAATGGTGTTTGGGCTCCTGCAGATATTGATGGAGTGAGCAGAACGCCACAGGAACTTATGACTATTGTACTGGAAACCCTTGCAGGTTTTTCTTTAGGTGCAGAGTCTATTGCATTATTTGCCCGTGTGGGAGGTGGTATTTATACTAAAGCTGCCGACGTAGGTGCTGACCTTGTAGGGAAGGTGGAAGCCGGTATTCCGGAAGATGATCCTCGTAACCCGGCGACTATTGCCGATAACGTAGGGGATAATGTAGGTGACGTTGCCGGTATGGGTGCCGATCTTTTCGGGTCATACGTGGCTACGGTTTTAGCGGCAATGGTATTAGGCAATTATGTGTTGAGGGATATTTTAATGGATAACCCTGCATTTACAGATGCATTTGGCGGTATAGGTCCTATCTTGCTTCCTATGGCAATTGCCGGATTCGGTATATTGTTCTCCATTATCGGTACTTTGTTGGTGAGAATAAAAGATAATAATGCTAAAGAGGCGGAGGTTCAGGGAGCACTTAATGTGGGTAACTGGGTTTCTATTGCGCTTGTAGCGGTATCATGCTACTTTTTGGTGACCTATCTGTTACCTGAAACAATGAAAATGAACTTTTATGGAGAGGAAGCACAAACCATATCTTCCATGAGGGTGTTCTATGCAACCCTTGTTGGTTTATTTGTGGGAGGTGTTATTTCATCGGTAACTGAATATTATACAGGGCTTGGTAAAAAGCCGATTTTAGCTATAGTACAAAAATCGAGTACAGGTGCCGGTACTAATATTATTGCCGGACTTGCTACGGGTATGGTTTCTACTTTCCCAACTGTGCTTTTATTTGCAGGCGCAATTTGGGGTTCTTATGCTCTGGCAGGATTTTATGGTGTGGCTTTAGCGGCATCGGCAATGATGGCTACTACTGCTATGCAGCTTGCTATTGATGCATTCGGGCCGATATCGGATAACGCAGGAGGTATTGCCGAAATGAGCGAACTGCCAAAAGAGGTGCGTACCCGTACAGACATCTTAGATTCTGTGGGTAATACAACAGCGGCTACAGGTAAAGGATTTGCTATTGCTTCGGCAGCCTTAACGTCATTAGCGCTTTTTGCCGCCTATGTAACCTTTACAGGTATAGACGGTATTAATATATTTAAGGCTCCGGTACTGGCTATGCTTTTTGTAGGTGGTATGATTCCGGTAGTATTCTCTGCACTTGCCATGAACTCTGTTGGTAAGGCAGCAATGGATATGGTATATGAGGTTAGGAGGCAGTTTAAAGAGATTCCTGGTATTATGGAAGGCACAGGTAAGCCAGAGTATGGTAAATGTGTAGAAATCTCTACAAAGGCTGCTTTACGCGAAATGATGCTTCCCGGCCTGCTTACTATTGGTTTCCCTATTGCTATTGTGCTTATAGGTATGCTTATTTATCCGGATAACCATCAGTTAGTGGCAGAAATGCTGGGTGGTTATATGGCAGGGGTAACTGTTTCGGGTGTGCTTTGGGCAGTTTTCCAAAATAACGCAGGGGGTGCATGGGACAATGCCAAAAAATCTTTTGAAGCCGGAGTTATGATTAACGGAGAAATGACCTATAAGGGATCTGATGCGCACAAAGCTGCTGTAACAGGTGATACAGTAGGAGATCCGTTTAAAGATACTTCTGGGCCTTCTATGAATATCCTTATCAAGCTAAGCTGTCTTATAGGGCTTGTTATTGCCCCAATTTTAGGCGGACATGCTGAGGGTGGAAATATGAATGTTCAGTCGGCTACGGTTATAGAACAGCCTATAACAAACGCTATAGAGAACAGAAAAGAAATTTCTATTGAAAAAGAAGTGGGTGAAGACGGCAAGGTTACTGCTAAGGTGGTAATATCTACCTATACTACCAATGAGGATGTGAAAATGGAAGAAAAGGTTTTTGAAGGTACAGAGGAAGAAGTAAGGGCTCAAATCGAAGCATTAAAGGAAAACAAAAACTAA
- a CDS encoding barstar family protein has product MFKFDNNPDTWQRLDYQIMCRGSIKPYTEDASLKNDISWLESENYNVTEFDCSTWETQELMHFELSDKLEFPGYYGKNYGALNECLNELEITNDGLVVVFRNLDTLNINTAHTLMDIFIASSRRHLLFNERLIILIKVKSNKYPLHPLGSIELSWDW; this is encoded by the coding sequence ATGTTCAAGTTTGACAACAATCCGGACACATGGCAAAGACTGGATTATCAGATAATGTGTCGTGGATCTATAAAGCCCTATACTGAAGATGCATCTTTAAAAAACGATATCTCCTGGCTGGAATCTGAAAATTACAACGTAACAGAATTTGATTGCAGCACATGGGAAACACAGGAATTAATGCACTTTGAACTTTCTGATAAGCTTGAGTTTCCGGGCTATTATGGAAAAAACTACGGTGCTTTAAACGAATGTCTTAACGAACTTGAAATAACAAATGACGGACTTGTTGTAGTATTCCGAAATCTGGATACTCTTAATATAAATACAGCTCATACACTTATGGATATATTTATAGCAAGTTCAAGACGTCATTTGTTATTTAATGAACGTTTAATAATTTTAATTAAAGTTAAAAGCAACAAATATCCATTACACCCATTAGGCTCCATAGAGTTATCCTGGGATTGGTAA
- a CDS encoding GLPGLI family protein — MIKYIFYFTTLLLSIVSSYAQDFQGMAVYESKTSMADLNNRLDSNKDITPEMRKMIEERVKGMFEKTFTLHFDKVASIYEEEQKLDAPGQDGGPFKMMSSMTGGGGKQYKNVKDKKVMMEKDIFGKEFLVSDSLPVIKWKMENESKKIGNYTCYKATAQMPVDKSNMMNFRPKKGAEEKIKKLQEEGNEEELKKTNFMDMVEMPDFVEVTAWYTPEIPINQGPANYWGLPGLILEVNDGKTNILCSKIVLNTKEKVEIKEPKKGQKVTQEEFAEILMKKMQEMQQMGGPGGGGRMRMGG; from the coding sequence ATGATAAAGTACATTTTTTATTTTACAACATTATTACTTTCCATAGTATCATCATATGCGCAGGATTTTCAGGGCATGGCTGTTTATGAGTCAAAAACCAGCATGGCCGATTTAAACAATCGTCTTGACAGCAATAAGGATATCACTCCCGAAATGAGAAAAATGATTGAGGAACGAGTGAAGGGTATGTTTGAAAAAACGTTTACGCTTCATTTTGATAAAGTAGCTTCAATTTATGAAGAAGAACAAAAACTTGATGCTCCGGGACAGGACGGAGGGCCTTTCAAAATGATGTCAAGTATGACTGGTGGCGGAGGTAAACAATACAAAAATGTAAAGGACAAGAAGGTGATGATGGAGAAAGACATTTTTGGAAAAGAGTTTCTTGTTAGTGATTCGCTTCCGGTTATTAAATGGAAGATGGAGAATGAAAGCAAAAAAATAGGGAACTATACCTGCTATAAGGCTACGGCACAAATGCCTGTTGACAAATCGAACATGATGAATTTCCGACCTAAGAAAGGGGCTGAAGAGAAAATAAAAAAGCTTCAGGAGGAAGGTAATGAGGAGGAGCTTAAAAAGACCAACTTTATGGATATGGTAGAAATGCCCGATTTTGTTGAGGTAACAGCATGGTATACTCCTGAAATTCCTATTAATCAGGGGCCCGCAAATTACTGGGGCCTGCCGGGTCTTATTCTTGAAGTGAACGACGGTAAAACCAACATACTTTGCTCTAAAATAGTACTTAATACCAAAGAAAAAGTTGAGATTAAAGAACCAAAGAAGGGTCAAAAAGTAACTCAGGAGGAATTTGCTGAAATCCTTATGAAGAAAATGCAGGAAATGCAGCAGATGGGTGGTCCCGGTGGCGGAGGACGCATGAGAATGGGCGGATAA
- a CDS encoding homocysteine S-methyltransferase family protein: MSKIHQALNERILILDGAMGTMLQRYNFTEEDFRGERFKDFPHPLKGNNDLLTLTQPQAIRDIHAQYFEAGADIVETNTFSGTTVGMADYHMESLVYELNYESARIAREVADEYTAKNPDKPRFVAGSIGPTNRTASMSPDVNDPGFRAITFDDLLIAYKEQVHALIEGGSDILLVETIFDTLNAKAALFAIEEVKDELGIDIPIMVSGTITDASGRTLSGQTVEAFLISISHIPLLSVGFNCALGADQLKPYLKRLAHNTSFNVSAHPNAGLPNAFGQYDQTPEEMQQLIKEYLDDNLINIIGGCCGTNPEHIKLIAQVAAQYKPRSPLTPKGGIVTDSLKQGII, from the coding sequence ATGTCAAAAATACATCAGGCCCTTAATGAAAGGATACTTATACTGGACGGCGCCATGGGTACCATGTTGCAGCGGTATAATTTTACTGAAGAAGATTTCAGGGGCGAACGATTTAAAGATTTTCCGCATCCGTTAAAAGGCAATAATGACCTTTTAACACTTACCCAGCCACAGGCTATAAGGGATATTCATGCCCAATATTTTGAGGCAGGTGCCGATATTGTTGAAACCAATACATTTTCGGGCACTACTGTTGGTATGGCCGATTACCATATGGAAAGCCTTGTTTACGAACTTAACTATGAGTCGGCAAGAATTGCCCGCGAGGTAGCTGATGAATATACCGCTAAAAATCCTGATAAACCCCGATTTGTAGCAGGTTCCATAGGGCCTACAAACCGTACGGCAAGTATGTCGCCCGATGTAAACGACCCCGGATTCAGAGCCATAACTTTTGATGACCTTTTAATTGCCTATAAAGAGCAGGTGCATGCCCTTATTGAAGGAGGTAGTGATATTCTGCTGGTAGAAACCATTTTTGATACGCTTAATGCAAAAGCGGCCCTTTTTGCCATAGAAGAGGTAAAAGATGAGTTGGGTATAGATATACCTATCATGGTTAGTGGTACAATTACCGATGCTTCGGGCAGGACACTGTCAGGGCAAACGGTAGAGGCATTTCTTATTTCTATTTCACATATTCCTTTATTAAGTGTGGGCTTTAACTGTGCGCTTGGTGCCGATCAGCTTAAACCGTACCTGAAAAGGCTGGCTCATAATACTTCGTTCAACGTGTCGGCACACCCTAATGCGGGTCTGCCTAATGCATTTGGACAGTATGACCAGACACCGGAAGAAATGCAGCAGCTTATTAAAGAGTATCTGGATGATAACCTTATTAATATTATTGGGGGGTGCTGTGGTACAAACCCTGAGCATATTAAACTGATAGCTCAGGTGGCAGCGCAGTACAAACCCCGAAGCCCCCTAACCCCCAAAGGGGGAATAGTAACAGACTCACTTAAACAGGGAATTATTTAG
- a CDS encoding deoxynucleoside kinase → MHIAVAGNIGAGKTTLTELLAKHFKWDPHFEDVVDNPYLDDFYHQMERWSFNLQIYFLNTRLRQVLQFKESGKNIIQDRTIYEDSHIFAPNLHAMGLMSNRDFSNYTSLFELMETFVGAPDLLIYLRSSIPNLVKQIHKRGRDYENSISIDYLSRLNERYEAWIQNYDKGKLLIVDVDKNNFVDNPEDLGDIINRINAELNGLF, encoded by the coding sequence ATGCATATAGCAGTAGCCGGAAATATAGGTGCCGGAAAAACCACGTTAACAGAGTTATTAGCCAAACATTTTAAATGGGATCCGCATTTTGAAGATGTGGTAGACAACCCTTATCTTGACGATTTTTACCATCAGATGGAGCGCTGGTCGTTTAACCTGCAGATTTATTTCTTAAACACCCGCCTTAGGCAGGTGCTTCAGTTTAAGGAAAGTGGTAAGAACATTATACAGGACAGGACCATCTATGAGGATTCTCATATTTTTGCCCCTAACCTGCATGCTATGGGACTTATGAGCAACAGGGATTTTAGTAACTACACTTCGCTTTTTGAACTTATGGAAACCTTTGTAGGCGCACCTGATTTGCTTATCTATCTTAGAAGCTCAATCCCTAATCTGGTAAAGCAGATACACAAACGCGGACGTGATTATGAGAATTCCATATCCATTGATTACCTGAGCAGGCTAAACGAGCGTTATGAGGCATGGATTCAGAATTATGATAAAGGGAAGTTGCTTATTGTTGATGTGGATAAAAACAACTTTGTAGATAATCCGGAAGATCTGGGAGATATTATCAACAGGATTAATGCCGAACTTAACGGACTTTTCTAA
- a CDS encoding inorganic diphosphatase, giving the protein MSAAKSNSFDVLIEIPKGSRNKYEYDFELKKIRYDRMLFSSMMYPADYGFIPETLALDGDPLDVLVLVTEPTFPGCVMEVKPIGVFHMADEKGPDEKIVCVPVSDPIWNRLEDLSDMNPHLLKEIEHFFQVYKDLENKKVDVGGWGDVKEAREIIEKCVDRFDTLQDRPEELFSIR; this is encoded by the coding sequence ATGAGCGCAGCAAAATCAAATTCGTTCGATGTACTTATCGAGATACCAAAAGGAAGCAGAAATAAATATGAGTATGACTTTGAATTAAAGAAGATACGTTATGACAGGATGTTATTCTCGTCTATGATGTATCCTGCAGATTATGGTTTTATTCCTGAAACTCTTGCTTTGGATGGTGACCCTCTTGATGTACTAGTGTTAGTAACAGAGCCTACTTTCCCTGGTTGTGTTATGGAAGTTAAGCCAATTGGTGTATTCCACATGGCAGATGAAAAAGGTCCGGACGAGAAAATTGTTTGTGTTCCTGTATCAGATCCAATTTGGAACAGACTTGAGGATCTAAGTGATATGAACCCTCACTTACTAAAAGAGATTGAGCACTTCTTCCAGGTATACAAAGACCTTGAGAATAAGAAAGTTGATGTTGGAGGATGGGGTGATGTTAAGGAAGCACGTGAGATTATTGAGAAATGTGTTGACCGTTTTGATACTTTACAGGACAGACCTGAGGAGTTATTTAGCATCCGATAA
- a CDS encoding TonB-dependent receptor — MNKLLLGLFLLLSGYSYSQNIRLEGTVKDSLGIPLEMANVMVVNKVTNEMESYAITNEAGKYQMILKANTQYILKSSYIGFTAQEITFTTGTENVTKNIVLQQGVELAGLEITYEMPVTIKGDTIVYNSDSFTNGSERKLEDVLKKLPGVEVNDDGEVTVEGKTVSKLMVEGKDFFDGDTKLGVKNIPADALDKIEVLRNYNEVSQLKGLENNQDNVAMNIKLKDGKKNFWFGDISAGASIGEGERYLANPKLFYYSPKYSINVIGNLNNNGDLPLTIQDYFKFTGGFRNMMRKGGTNFNIGSNDLGIALLRNNRAKEIETKFGAANFSYNPTKALTISGFGIFNSSRTETETETRRQILDPQSGETQTTQETAEKSLQKSEFAVFKLSGSYIPNKNLHVDYDALVKSSDQREESGLFSSVFPETIQDQEIYGLKKQRPFSFNQNFNLYYTLDDKNVLAFEGQHLYQDEDPFYNANLGNNPFPDSPIGDSSLNLGLSPATRYDITQERFVITNKVDAKLDYYYMVTPKSNINLTLGNTHSYQSFNSDIFQILDDNSQDNLDDNSKNDVKYSFNDVFLGLHYKFITGKFTFNPGVTFHSYNSYNEQLGAKIENNFYNVLPDVYALYQIKKSESLTYTYNMTTEFTDVTNFAQGLIFTNYNSLFRGNPYLENALYQNHSLRYFKFDMFSFTQVFGSINYNHRMDAVKSLAGYNGANSISTVENSNFADQSLTGMVGYNKSFWRYYKASVMVNLSWNKFNNFRFDPNSGLTGVPTIENSIRQANEQFTQSYTTSFATNYKTVPNIEVGYTLSINDYADNKFYNHRPFAKLDYIFWKSFTVTADYQFNHYYNDTRTSDNKYDFLDAYVMYTVPGNKWEFKVGGTNLLNTTSLNTDSFNQFSTSVSKYRVQPRYLMLTVRYSL, encoded by the coding sequence ATGAACAAATTACTTTTAGGGCTGTTTTTACTGCTCTCAGGATATTCTTATTCCCAAAATATACGACTGGAAGGTACCGTTAAAGACTCTCTTGGCATCCCTCTTGAAATGGCAAACGTTATGGTGGTTAATAAGGTTACCAACGAAATGGAATCGTATGCTATTACCAACGAGGCTGGTAAATACCAAATGATTCTTAAGGCAAATACCCAATATATCCTTAAGTCAAGCTATATAGGTTTTACTGCTCAGGAAATTACCTTTACCACAGGAACGGAAAATGTAACCAAGAATATAGTATTACAGCAGGGGGTAGAGCTTGCCGGACTTGAGATTACTTATGAGATGCCGGTTACCATAAAAGGCGATACTATCGTATATAACTCTGATTCGTTTACTAATGGTTCTGAACGAAAGCTGGAAGATGTTTTGAAAAAGCTCCCGGGTGTGGAGGTTAATGATGACGGAGAGGTTACTGTAGAAGGTAAAACCGTTTCTAAGCTGATGGTTGAAGGGAAAGACTTTTTTGACGGGGATACTAAGCTTGGGGTAAAAAATATTCCTGCCGATGCCCTTGATAAAATTGAGGTTTTAAGAAATTACAATGAGGTTAGTCAGCTTAAGGGACTTGAGAACAATCAGGACAATGTGGCGATGAATATAAAACTGAAAGACGGTAAAAAGAACTTTTGGTTTGGAGATATTTCTGCCGGGGCGAGTATAGGTGAAGGCGAGCGTTATCTGGCAAACCCTAAGCTTTTTTACTACAGTCCTAAATACAGTATTAACGTTATAGGGAATCTTAACAATAACGGAGATTTGCCACTTACCATACAGGATTACTTTAAGTTTACCGGAGGTTTCCGTAACATGATGCGTAAGGGAGGAACCAACTTTAATATAGGCTCTAATGACTTAGGGATTGCATTACTGCGTAACAACCGTGCAAAAGAAATAGAGACCAAATTTGGGGCGGCTAATTTTAGCTATAATCCTACCAAAGCTTTAACAATAAGCGGTTTTGGTATATTCAATTCCAGCCGTACGGAAACAGAAACGGAAACAAGAAGACAGATTTTAGATCCTCAATCGGGTGAAACACAAACTACTCAGGAAACAGCCGAAAAATCGTTGCAAAAAAGTGAGTTTGCCGTGTTTAAGCTGAGCGGTAGTTATATACCAAACAAAAACTTACACGTGGATTATGATGCCTTGGTTAAATCGTCTGACCAAAGGGAAGAGAGCGGATTGTTTTCTTCGGTATTTCCCGAGACAATTCAGGATCAGGAAATTTACGGACTGAAAAAGCAAAGGCCTTTCTCGTTTAACCAGAACTTTAACCTGTACTATACCTTAGATGATAAAAATGTATTGGCATTTGAGGGACAGCACTTATATCAGGATGAAGATCCGTTCTATAATGCCAATTTAGGAAATAACCCTTTCCCTGATTCGCCAATAGGAGACTCTTCATTAAACCTTGGGTTGTCTCCGGCTACCCGTTATGATATTACTCAGGAGCGTTTTGTAATCACGAATAAGGTGGACGCTAAACTTGATTATTATTACATGGTAACCCCTAAGAGCAATATCAATCTTACTTTAGGCAATACCCATTCTTACCAGAGCTTCAATTCGGATATATTCCAGATTCTGGATGATAACAGTCAGGATAACCTTGATGATAACTCTAAGAATGATGTTAAGTATAGTTTTAATGATGTGTTTTTAGGCCTTCATTACAAGTTTATTACAGGTAAGTTTACGTTTAATCCCGGGGTAACTTTCCATAGTTATAATTCTTATAACGAACAGCTGGGAGCCAAAATTGAAAATAATTTCTACAATGTATTGCCGGATGTGTATGCATTATATCAGATAAAAAAATCGGAGAGCCTTACCTATACCTACAACATGACTACCGAGTTTACTGATGTGACTAATTTTGCACAGGGACTTATATTTACCAACTATAACTCATTGTTTAGGGGTAATCCGTATCTGGAAAATGCGCTGTATCAAAATCACAGCCTTCGTTACTTTAAGTTTGATATGTTCAGCTTTACGCAGGTATTCGGTTCCATTAATTATAATCACCGTATGGATGCCGTTAAAAGCCTTGCAGGCTATAACGGGGCAAACAGTATAAGCACTGTAGAGAACTCTAATTTTGCCGATCAGTCACTAACAGGTATGGTTGGTTATAACAAAAGCTTTTGGCGCTATTACAAGGCCTCTGTAATGGTTAACCTGAGCTGGAATAAGTTCAACAACTTCAGGTTCGATCCTAATAGCGGACTGACAGGTGTGCCGACTATTGAAAACTCAATAAGGCAGGCTAACGAACAGTTTACCCAAAGCTATACCACAAGCTTTGCCACAAATTATAAAACAGTGCCTAATATTGAAGTAGGTTATACCTTGAGCATTAATGATTATGCCGATAATAAATTCTATAACCACAGGCCGTTTGCAAAGCTGGATTATATATTCTGGAAATCGTTTACCGTAACAGCTGATTATCAGTTTAACCATTACTACAATGACACAAGAACTTCAGATAACAAATATGATTTTTTAGATGCTTACGTTATGTATACAGTGCCGGGTAACAAATGGGAGTTTAAGGTAGGAGGAACTAACCTGCTTAACACGACTTCACTTAACACCGACAGTTTTAACCAGTTTAGTACATCGGTATCTAAATATAGGGTACAACCGCGATACTTAATGCTAACCGTAAGGTATAGTTTATAA
- a CDS encoding OsmC family protein, with amino-acid sequence MSATSINVLGYTGNNKQFVVKTLNTDLRISENEKFPELEGPNPYEYILAGFAGCINSLGQLVASEQGLTLDSLQVEITGNFNVAKYEGRPTKERAGFNKLEITLKPTTKAPLTALQKWLKEIQDRSPVYDNLVNATPVDLILYKEYNYSN; translated from the coding sequence ATGAGTGCAACTTCAATTAATGTACTGGGGTATACAGGAAACAATAAACAGTTTGTTGTAAAAACCCTGAATACTGATTTAAGGATCAGTGAGAATGAAAAATTTCCCGAACTGGAAGGCCCTAACCCTTACGAATACATTCTTGCCGGTTTTGCAGGGTGCATCAATTCGCTGGGTCAGCTGGTGGCAAGTGAACAGGGCTTAACGCTGGACTCACTTCAGGTGGAAATTACTGGGAACTTTAATGTTGCAAAGTATGAAGGCAGGCCTACTAAAGAAAGGGCAGGTTTTAATAAACTGGAAATTACCCTTAAGCCTACAACAAAGGCACCGTTAACCGCATTGCAAAAATGGCTGAAGGAAATACAGGACCGCAGCCCTGTTTATGATAATCTGGTTAATGCCACTCCGGTAGACCTGATACTCTATAAAGAATACAATTACTCTAACTAA